The bacterium genome contains the following window.
TTACAAAGGACGGTGTCACTGTTGCTAAAGAGATTGAACTTGAGAACAAGTTTGAGAATATGGGAGCTCAGATGGTAAAAGAGGTGGCATCAAAAACATCTGATGTTGCAGGTGACGGTACGACTACAGCTACTATTTTAGCGCAAGCAATATATCGTGAAGGATTTAAGACTACTGCTGCTGGCGCTAATCCGATGGCGGTTAGGAGAGGAATTGAGAAGGCGGCACAAAAGGTAGTGGAGGAGTTAAAGAAGCTATCAAAACCAACAAAAGGTAAGTTAGAGATATCACAAGTTGGGACAATTTCAGCAAATGGAGACAAAGAGATAGGAGAGATGATTGCTGAGGCTATGGAGAAAGTAGGTAAGGACGGTGTAATTACAGTTGAGGAAGGCAAAGGTATTGTAACAGAGCTTAATGTAGTCGAGGGGATGCAGTTTGACCGTGGCTATATTTCACCGTATTTTGTGACAGATGCTGAAAAAATGGAGGCTGTACTTGAGGAGCCATATATTCTTATCTATGATAAAAAGATATCGGCAATGAAAGATTTTCTCCCTCTTTTAGAGAAAGTGGCTCAAACTGGTAAATCACTTCTTGTGATAGCAGAGGAAGTTGAGGGTGAAGCAGTAGCTACTCTTGTTGTAAATAAAATACGTGGCACCCTTAAGTGCTGTGCTGTTAAGGCACCAGGTTATGGTGACAGGAGAAAGGAAATGCTCGAGGATATTGCAACTCTTACTGGTGGGAGGGTAATTTCTGAAGAGAAGGGGATGAAGCTCGAAAATACAAAGATGGAAGATTTAGGGAAGGCGAAGAAAGTGAAGGTAGATAAGGATAATACAACAATAGTAGAGGGATTAGGGTTGAAATCGGATATTCAAGCTCGGATGTCGCAGATTAAGCTTCAAATAGATGAGACAAAATCTGACTATGATAAGGAAAAATTACAGGAGAGGCTTGCTAGACTCGCTGGAGGGGTAGCAGTAATAAACGTTGGCGCACCCACTGAACCTGACATGAAAGAGAGAAAGGCTAGGTCTGAAGATGCCTTGCATGCTACGAAGGCAGCTGTCGAGGAAGGCATTGTTCCTGGGGGAGGAGTAGCTTTACTAAGATGTATCGGTGCATTAGAAAAGATGAAGCTTGAAGGAGATGAGCAAATTGGGATTAATATTGTTAAGAAGGCACTTGAAGAGCCAATAAAGTGGATTGTTGCAAATGCAGGAGAGGAACCATCTGTAATTGTAGATAAAGTGAAAAATAGCCCGACCAATGTCGGCTTTAATGCGGAGACCAGTCAAATTGAAGACTTAATGAAGGCAGGTATAATCGACCCTACTAAAGTTGTAAGGGTTGCGCTTCAAAATGCAGTTTCAATTGCAGGTTTACTTGTAACCACTGAAGCAATGGTAGCTGAAAAGCCGGAAAAGGAGAAAACACCACCAATGCCAGGTGGTTATCCTCCACCTGAAGAATACTAAGCGAGAAGTAATGGGTGGTAGATAAAGTCTTGACTTGATAACTATAGCGGGGTGGCAGGACTCGAGTCCAAGTACTGGGTACGAGGTTGATAAAACTTGGGGCGTCAGGACATAGTTTTGAGATAATCCAGTCTCTGGAGCGCCTACCTCTATTGGGTATAGTCCACCCCGCTATACTTTTTAGGTTTGTGATTTCAGCTAAGGGGTCGTAGTGTAGCCTGGTTTAACACGTCGGCCTGTCAAGCCGAAGAACGCCGGTTCAAATCCGGTCGGCCCCGTTATATCCTGCTATTACACTCTTCATATGGAAGACGAAGCTAAAGTCATCATTAAGTTATCGAGCATAAAAGGAATTGGAGAAGCAAAGCTTAAAGAAATAATTTCAAGATTTAAGCCAATTCCAAAAGTCTTTGATGCTAGCAATTTCGAGCTTTCTAATCTTGTAGATAGAAAATTTATCCCTGCTATTAAAAATGCTAAGAAAAAAAATGTTGAACCTGAGCTTGCACTTCTTAAAAAACTTAATGTTAACCTTGTAACATTTGATAGCCCTCATTATCCAGCAAATTTAAAGCCACTACCTGATGCGCCTCCATTTCTTTATGTGAGAGGCGAGATACTACCACAGGATGAGAAAGCGATTGCAATTGTTGGGTCACGGCGTGCCACTCCCTATGGAAAATTTGTTGCAGAAAAGTTTGCATATGAGCTTGCAAATGAGGGAATTACTATTGTATCTGGATTAGCGAGAGGGATTGATACTTGTGCTCATATGGGAGCATTAAAAGCAAATGGTAGGACGATAGCAGTATTTGGGTGTGGTATAGATATAATATATCCTCGCGAAAATATTGCACTTATACAAGAGATCATCTCACATGGGGCGTGTATTTCTGAGTTCCCACTCGGGACACAACCTTGGCGTGGAAATTTTCCTACAAGAAACAGATTGATCTCAGGGCTCTCAAAGGCAGTTGTAGTAATAGAGGCAACTGTACAAAGCGGCATCTTCTCTACTGTAGAATGGGCACTAAACCAGGGAAGAGAGGTGTTCGCTGTACCTGGAAATATAACTTCAGAGACAAGTAAGGGGGTTAATCGATTGATTATGGATGGAGCGCAGCCGGCAACTTCTCCTCAAGACATACTTGAATACTTAGGAATCAAACCAGTTACTAAAGAAAAAGAGAAATTAAAACTTGATAAAGATGAGAAAAAAGTGTTTGATATTCTAAGCTATGAGCCGATGCATGTTGATAATTTAGCTGAAATACTTGGAATCCCTATTTCGAAGGTGCTTGGTGTACTGCTTGAGCTTGAGTTACGAGGCGTAGTAAAGCAACTGCCTGGTAGAAATTTTGTAAGAAATATAGAGCCGTAAGAGAGTTTTTTTGAATGCCCTAAATCACTTACTTTTTATTTTTGAAGCTAAAATTATTGCATCTGCTACTTCATGCATAGATTTCCTTGAATCCATAGAAAGCTTCTGAATACGACGATAAGCTGATGCCTCAGATAAGCTATACTTACTCATCAATATACCCTTCGCACGCTCCACAAGCTTACGAGTCTCAAGTTCTTCTTGAATTATTTTACTCCTGACCAATAGCTTGGTATTCTCTATAGCTATAGCTGCTTGATTAGCTACTGTCATAAAAATATCTATCTCAGTTTTTGTAAACTTATGAGGAAAAGAAGTGTAGCAATTGATAGCCCCAATCACTTTTCCTTTTACACAAAGAGGAACACACAATAGAGAACAGAGGCCTTCCTTTTTGGCTATATCTTTGTATTTATACCTTTTATCTTTTCTCACATCTGCTACTGTTATAACTTTGTTCTCCTTAACCACCTTCCCTGCTATACTTTCACCTATTTTTAAAGGCGGTTTCTTAATGTAATCTTCACTCATTGATTGAGTAGCACGAATTGCCAGATTCCTTGTATTTTCATCAATTAGAAGTAGAGAACAAATCTTGGAATTCATCACATTAGCAGCCACAGTGACAATTAACTTCAATATATCCTCAAGCCATAAATCAGAGGTGATTGCACTTGATATTTTTAATAAACCGTTTATCTGCTCAGTATAAGTAAGTTTTTTAGCCACTTAATAAAATAATACCATAAACTTCAAAAATGACAAGTTTTTAAATAGGGAGAAATGTCTGATGACCCCACATGGTATCCATCCTCTATAAAATTGTCAATGAAATTATCTAAATAAACTCACTCCCGTTATCAATTTGGATAATTACTTCCGATAGATCTACTCCATAGTATTTAACTTGAGAAAGTGAATAGCTTGCAAAGATTGCGGCGTTAGTCCCATCTTTGGTCTCCCCATAAGTATGCCACTCACCCCGGTTCTCACATTTCTTACAGTAAATTCATATCGGGGAAGGCGTAATCTTTTCATTTGGGGCCAATATTTCTCTATATCCCAGAGATCTTTTGTATC
Protein-coding sequences here:
- the groL gene encoding chaperonin GroEL (60 kDa chaperone family; promotes refolding of misfolded polypeptides especially under stressful conditions; forms two stacked rings of heptamers to form a barrel-shaped 14mer; ends can be capped by GroES; misfolded proteins enter the barrel where they are refolded when GroES binds) — its product is MPAKEIKYAEEARSAIRQGVDKLADAVKITLGPKGRNVTLEKKWGAPTVTKDGVTVAKEIELENKFENMGAQMVKEVASKTSDVAGDGTTTATILAQAIYREGFKTTAAGANPMAVRRGIEKAAQKVVEELKKLSKPTKGKLEISQVGTISANGDKEIGEMIAEAMEKVGKDGVITVEEGKGIVTELNVVEGMQFDRGYISPYFVTDAEKMEAVLEEPYILIYDKKISAMKDFLPLLEKVAQTGKSLLVIAEEVEGEAVATLVVNKIRGTLKCCAVKAPGYGDRRKEMLEDIATLTGGRVISEEKGMKLENTKMEDLGKAKKVKVDKDNTTIVEGLGLKSDIQARMSQIKLQIDETKSDYDKEKLQERLARLAGGVAVINVGAPTEPDMKERKARSEDALHATKAAVEEGIVPGGGVALLRCIGALEKMKLEGDEQIGINIVKKALEEPIKWIVANAGEEPSVIVDKVKNSPTNVGFNAETSQIEDLMKAGIIDPTKVVRVALQNAVSIAGLLVTTEAMVAEKPEKEKTPPMPGGYPPPEEY
- the dprA gene encoding DNA-processing protein DprA, which encodes MEDEAKVIIKLSSIKGIGEAKLKEIISRFKPIPKVFDASNFELSNLVDRKFIPAIKNAKKKNVEPELALLKKLNVNLVTFDSPHYPANLKPLPDAPPFLYVRGEILPQDEKAIAIVGSRRATPYGKFVAEKFAYELANEGITIVSGLARGIDTCAHMGALKANGRTIAVFGCGIDIIYPRENIALIQEIISHGACISEFPLGTQPWRGNFPTRNRLISGLSKAVVVIEATVQSGIFSTVEWALNQGREVFAVPGNITSETSKGVNRLIMDGAQPATSPQDILEYLGIKPVTKEKEKLKLDKDEKKVFDILSYEPMHVDNLAEILGIPISKVLGVLLELELRGVVKQLPGRNFVRNIEP
- a CDS encoding GAF and ANTAR domain-containing protein; amino-acid sequence: MAKKLTYTEQINGLLKISSAITSDLWLEDILKLIVTVAANVMNSKICSLLLIDENTRNLAIRATQSMSEDYIKKPPLKIGESIAGKVVKENKVITVADVRKDKRYKYKDIAKKEGLCSLLCVPLCVKGKVIGAINCYTSFPHKFTKTEIDIFMTVANQAAIAIENTKLLVRSKIIQEELETRKLVERAKGILMSKYSLSEASAYRRIQKLSMDSRKSMHEVADAIILASKIKSK